One genomic region from Mesotoga sp. BH458_6_3_2_1 encodes:
- the pseC gene encoding UDP-4-amino-4,6-dideoxy-N-acetyl-beta-L-altrosamine transaminase, with protein MTNIPYGRQWIDEEDISAVAEVLGSDWLTQGPDIEEFEKAIANYVGAKYVVTFSSGTSALHGAMFAAGIGPGDEIITSPITFVATSNSAIYLGARPRFVDIDLNTYCIDTSRIEEAITENTKVIAPVDLAGYPVDIESVMEIAGRHNLVVVEDSAHALGAKRNGKMVGTEAGMSLFSFHPVKHITTGEGGAIATDNEEYYKKMKIFVTHGITKDPALLRRNDGPWYYEMQELGFNYRLTDFQCALGLSQLKKIEGFLDRRNEIASMYDEAFKDIEGLVIPPKPAQQTSRHAYHLYPILLTQIDRKEAYMKLRERGIFTQVHYIPVHLQPYYRDNFGFKRGDYPNAEYYYEHELSIPMYPRMTDEEVNCVIESIKSLGK; from the coding sequence GTGACCAATATCCCTTACGGCAGACAATGGATAGATGAAGAAGATATATCAGCAGTTGCAGAAGTACTTGGCAGTGATTGGTTGACTCAGGGACCAGATATCGAAGAGTTCGAAAAAGCTATTGCGAATTATGTTGGTGCCAAGTATGTTGTCACCTTCAGTTCGGGAACTTCCGCACTACACGGCGCAATGTTTGCGGCTGGAATCGGACCTGGAGATGAGATAATTACCTCTCCAATAACCTTCGTGGCTACTTCAAATTCAGCGATCTATTTGGGAGCCAGACCGAGATTTGTGGATATTGATCTGAATACTTACTGCATCGATACTTCAAGAATCGAGGAAGCGATTACTGAGAACACCAAAGTGATTGCCCCGGTCGATCTTGCCGGGTATCCAGTGGATATTGAAAGTGTTATGGAGATTGCTGGAAGGCATAACTTAGTCGTTGTTGAAGACTCGGCTCATGCTCTCGGAGCTAAAAGGAATGGCAAGATGGTCGGAACAGAAGCAGGGATGTCTTTGTTTAGCTTTCATCCAGTGAAGCATATCACCACTGGAGAGGGCGGAGCTATAGCAACTGACAATGAGGAATACTACAAGAAAATGAAGATCTTTGTTACTCATGGTATAACGAAAGATCCAGCCCTTTTGAGAAGAAATGATGGGCCATGGTACTACGAAATGCAAGAACTTGGTTTCAACTATAGGCTCACGGATTTCCAGTGTGCTCTAGGACTTTCGCAGTTAAAGAAGATAGAGGGTTTTCTCGATAGAAGGAACGAAATAGCTTCTATGTATGATGAAGCGTTCAAGGATATCGAAGGGCTTGTGATTCCTCCAAAACCAGCCCAACAAACCTCGCGGCACGCATATCATCTTTACCCGATTTTGCTGACCCAAATAGATCGAAAAGAAGCCTATATGAAGCTGAGAGAAAGGGGAATATTTACCCAAGTACACTACATACCCGTCCACTTGCAGCCGTACTACAGAGATAACTTTGGCTTCAAGAGAGGCGATTATCCAAATGCTGAGTATTACTATGAACATGAGCTTTCTATACCTATGTATCCAAGAATGACTGACGAAGAAGTGAACTGCGTAATAGAGTCCATAAAGAGTCTGGGAAAGTGA
- a CDS encoding dTDP-glucose 4,6-dehydratase: MKTLVTGGAGFIGRWLVKRLLDEGHSVNAIDDFSNGRRENIEEFFQRGSFHFLEGDIRNERTLEKLFEEEYDIVYHLAAEINVQNSIDNPSQTIERDILGTFNILEHCRKQKTRVVFMSTCMVYDRSYDESGITEEHPTKPASPYAAAKLSGEALTLSYFHAYGLPTAVIRPFNTYGPFQKTNGEGGVVAIFVKQALKNEPLRIYGDGTQTRDLLYVEDCVDFIIRAGNNDLALGQIINAGTGNDVAINNLALMIAGTSKLIKHVPHIHPQAEIMKLKCNSSKARDLLGWEPKFSLEKGIEKTKKWIESNPEL; the protein is encoded by the coding sequence ATGAAGACTCTTGTAACGGGTGGGGCAGGATTTATAGGTCGCTGGTTGGTGAAGCGATTGCTAGATGAAGGCCATTCAGTAAATGCTATAGATGATTTCTCAAATGGTAGAAGAGAGAATATCGAGGAGTTTTTCCAAAGAGGCTCATTCCATTTTCTGGAAGGGGACATAAGGAATGAGAGAACTCTTGAGAAGCTTTTCGAAGAGGAATACGATATTGTCTATCATTTGGCCGCAGAGATCAATGTACAGAATTCTATAGATAACCCCTCTCAGACAATCGAAAGAGACATTCTCGGAACTTTCAATATTCTTGAACATTGCAGAAAGCAGAAGACGAGAGTTGTGTTCATGTCAACCTGCATGGTCTATGATCGCAGTTATGACGAATCAGGAATAACTGAAGAGCACCCCACCAAACCCGCATCACCATACGCAGCGGCCAAGCTTAGCGGCGAAGCGCTCACACTTTCATATTTTCATGCCTACGGGTTGCCAACTGCTGTTATCAGACCATTCAACACTTATGGTCCTTTCCAGAAAACGAACGGCGAGGGAGGAGTAGTGGCGATATTCGTCAAGCAAGCTCTCAAGAATGAACCTTTGAGAATATATGGGGACGGAACACAAACAAGAGATTTGTTATACGTGGAAGATTGCGTAGATTTTATAATAAGGGCAGGAAACAACGACCTTGCTCTTGGCCAAATAATAAATGCGGGAACGGGAAACGATGTTGCGATTAACAATCTCGCTCTTATGATTGCAGGAACTTCTAAACTAATTAAGCACGTTCCACATATTCACCCGCAAGCTGAAATCATGAAACTCAAGTGCAATTCTAGCAAAGCTAGGGACTTGCTAGGGTGGGAACCAAAATTCTCACTCGAGAAGGGCATTGAGAAAACGAAAAAATGGATTGAAAGCAATCCAGAACTATAG
- a CDS encoding polysaccharide biosynthesis protein, which yields MLNGKSILIIGGTGTVGKTLFYSLLMQNPRVIRLFSRDEHKQFIMENELGIIKSADNGNEIPSTANVRFLIGDVRDKERVMRAMEGIDVVFNVAAMKHVPACEYNPFEAVKTNVLGVQNVIEAALKTGVETVVYTSTDKAASPTNTMGATKLLAERLMSAAQFSRGSSKTKFVSVRFGNILMSRGSVLPLFVEQAKKKSPLTLTEPDMTRFVMSKERAVELIQKAAIESLGGEIFVLKMPVVRMGDVAKSVMEYFDNDSMRIIGKRPGEKMYEELMTEEESMRALELEDMFAVLPFFGERENYVMHYEEKAKPAKVGMYSSEKEPILQYAQVKEIIWDILNKGEVL from the coding sequence TTGTTAAATGGCAAAAGCATCCTAATAATCGGTGGAACTGGGACTGTTGGAAAGACCTTGTTTTACAGTCTTCTGATGCAAAACCCGCGAGTCATTCGGCTTTTCTCCAGGGACGAACATAAACAGTTCATAATGGAGAACGAGCTAGGGATAATAAAAAGCGCGGACAATGGGAACGAGATACCCAGTACCGCAAATGTTCGTTTTCTAATTGGTGATGTCCGCGATAAAGAGAGAGTAATGAGAGCAATGGAAGGAATAGATGTCGTTTTCAATGTAGCCGCGATGAAACACGTTCCAGCTTGTGAATACAATCCCTTTGAAGCTGTCAAGACGAATGTTTTGGGTGTGCAGAATGTGATCGAAGCTGCTCTGAAGACTGGGGTAGAAACTGTTGTATATACAAGTACAGACAAAGCTGCCTCTCCAACGAACACAATGGGTGCTACTAAACTTCTTGCCGAAAGGTTAATGAGTGCAGCCCAATTCTCAAGGGGAAGCTCTAAGACTAAATTCGTGTCCGTCAGATTCGGCAATATCTTAATGAGTCGTGGTAGCGTGCTTCCACTATTTGTCGAACAGGCAAAAAAGAAGTCTCCATTAACTCTTACAGAACCAGATATGACTCGCTTTGTTATGAGCAAAGAAAGAGCGGTTGAGCTAATACAAAAAGCTGCTATTGAGTCTCTTGGAGGAGAGATATTTGTTCTCAAAATGCCTGTTGTCAGGATGGGAGATGTTGCAAAAAGCGTTATGGAGTACTTCGATAACGACTCAATGAGGATAATTGGAAAGAGACCTGGCGAGAAGATGTATGAGGAGTTAATGACGGAAGAAGAGAGTATGAGGGCATTAGAGCTTGAAGATATGTTTGCAGTACTACCTTTTTTTGGAGAAAGAGAGAATTACGTTATGCACTATGAAGAAAAAGCAAAACCAGCCAAAGTTGGTATGTACTCATCAGAGAAGGAACCAATACTCCAATATGCTCAAGTAAAAGAGATAATATGGGATATACTGAACAAAGGAGAGGTTTTGTAA
- a CDS encoding RimK family alpha-L-glutamate ligase, translating into MFEGTKRKLKERILWFPESNSPTFDDPWKFNFEEVKLDWPKEIKRPYVGLTQDCNAAPYWTKYALFLEKNGFPYSIFEHHRSDWIEQASKFDTIIWSPKDGPFEMDDIKRKVYILEKKLGKICFPDYETLLLCDDKIFSTYLLRINNLPIADTFISSDYKESHRMINRFSYPLVSKGSFGAGSKEVTLVTKPSDAKRIVRKVFSIYGKRTHLKYMRQKNSIYFQRFLKGDSLDTRVNVIGKMIFGYYRKPRGNDFRASGSGIVIKEDLPIEAIKIALETYSKIGKAMLGVDMLKDENGKYWIIEISPFIYVRTPEQLKVNGVAGAYSLQDDGTLLFEEKSFWPQQLALKVFFEQNYLSSVEEWKAKFLEPGMSKSYFKRVL; encoded by the coding sequence AGGAACGAAGAGGAAACTGAAGGAAAGAATTCTCTGGTTTCCAGAATCGAATAGCCCAACCTTTGATGATCCATGGAAGTTCAATTTCGAGGAAGTAAAACTCGATTGGCCAAAGGAGATCAAGAGACCTTATGTAGGGCTAACACAAGATTGCAATGCAGCACCGTATTGGACAAAGTACGCATTGTTCCTTGAAAAAAACGGATTCCCCTATTCAATATTCGAGCACCATAGATCTGACTGGATAGAGCAGGCTTCGAAATTTGACACTATTATCTGGTCTCCAAAAGATGGTCCGTTCGAAATGGATGACATTAAAAGAAAAGTGTACATCCTTGAGAAGAAGCTGGGTAAGATCTGCTTTCCCGACTATGAGACTCTTTTGCTATGTGACGACAAGATATTTTCGACATATTTGCTAAGGATAAACAATCTTCCAATCGCAGATACTTTCATCTCGAGCGACTACAAAGAAAGCCATAGGATGATCAACAGATTTAGTTATCCACTGGTCTCAAAGGGATCTTTTGGAGCCGGTTCAAAAGAAGTCACATTGGTCACAAAACCCTCTGACGCGAAGAGAATTGTAAGGAAAGTCTTTTCAATCTACGGCAAGAGAACACATTTGAAGTACATGAGACAGAAGAACTCGATCTACTTTCAGCGTTTCTTGAAAGGCGATAGCCTGGATACCAGGGTCAATGTAATTGGGAAAATGATCTTTGGATACTACAGGAAACCAAGGGGGAACGATTTCAGAGCTTCTGGGAGCGGGATCGTAATAAAAGAAGATCTTCCCATCGAGGCTATTAAGATTGCTCTTGAAACCTATAGCAAGATTGGAAAGGCAATGCTTGGAGTCGATATGCTAAAGGATGAAAACGGAAAATACTGGATAATTGAAATCAGCCCGTTCATATACGTAAGGACTCCCGAGCAACTAAAAGTGAACGGTGTCGCCGGCGCATATTCTTTGCAGGATGACGGAACTCTATTGTTCGAAGAGAAATCATTTTGGCCTCAGCAACTTGCTCTTAAAGTGTTCTTTGAGCAGAACTATCTTTCTTCCGTTGAAGAATGGAAAGCAAAGTTTTTGGAGCCAGGCATGTCAAAAAGCTATTTCAAAAGAGTTTTATGA